The genomic DNA GCGAAACGcatagcaaaaattttataagacagATTTATCCGAAGCTCATTTTTtcagtgaaataaaaataaataatacctCTTTTGCAGATACCGTACAATTTGGAAAAACGACGTGGCTTAGTCGCGAAATCTTTTGCGGGAGACTCACGATGTAAGACAGATGACGGTACCTTTGTGGCCATACCTAAGCGTTATCGTAAAATCGAGTTAAAATATTCACGACTCGGTTATGACGATTTTGATTTCGATCAATATAATCGAACCAGTTTTTGCGGCCTGGAGGCCACTCTTCCCAATAGTTATTGCAATGCTATGCTGCAGGTAAGTGCAGCCAGAGAAAACTATAGAGATCAAAGTAAATCAgagaataaatagaacaagTGTCACCTCAGATGCATTTATTCATGTTTTGCAGTTGTTATACTACTGCGAACCTGTAAGAATAGCATTGCTCTCACATTCGTGCCAACGAGAATTCTGTCTTTCTTGCGAATTGGGATTCTTGTTTCACATGCTGGATATATCACGAGGATTTCCTTGTCAAGCTGCGAATTTTTTGAGGGCATTTAGGACGGTACCGGAAGCGGCAGCTCTAGGACTTATACTGAGTGATTTGCATCCAGAAGCCAAGAAAAAGATCAGTCTGATTAGACTTATACaagtatgataattaaaagatttgatGTAAAAAAGCACGCAAATTacatagtttttttaataatatgcgtcaaattaagtatatttcagacataaatatatatattttttatatttcatatggaaaaaatagactacaaattaaacttttgcaaacattatatatggtacgcaaattttttatgttagagTTGGAATCGATTCATTCTACATCAAATACACTACGAGATATTAGAAACTAGGAAGCGGCAGCAAGAAGAAGAGGAGGCAGTGCGACTTAAATCAGGCTCCAAATATCCACCATTTGTTTATAATGAACAGGATTTTCCTAGCATCCTTGAGGATCTCGGTTCTCGATATAGAAATCACGATgacgagaggaaaaaaaagaggaagcaGGAGGAGGATGGTAAATATATGTGGATCACATCGAAAGGTAAACACAATTTATGTGTAACCTTTGCACTGGGCACtttttgtgtttatttttcaatttttattgtgattagTTGATCTATTTATTCAATCCAAGATTGCAATGATATATCCAAAGAATAACAAGAGACAACTGAGGATTAtgctattattgtattattgtaaatacaaTCTATGATGATCGCAAAAAcgttatatctatattttaatagaatattttatgattttattatcttgtatTCTTAAGATATCAGAATTGGAGTTTTCTGTATATGTATGCTGacgcacatattttttttagaatatatagttttctctctttttatattgatcttatattaaattaataagttgCAGCAAATGCTTGTTACTCCTTAAAACgctttattgtatattatatatttttttttttatagtaagaAGAGCAGCCAGTCCTTTGTATCTTATTTTCCAAAAGTTGCATGATCTTGCTTTTATACAAGAATCCTaggattttgaaatatatgattgatattCATGTGtgttaaaagtataaatatgataatataatatcgattgatgttaaattatttaatatttgagaaaatattcgtttatatatatatatatatatatatatatatatatatatatatatatatatatatcgttggtgatctatattttgtaatatttcatttttagaaaaatcgaACTTTACATACTTTTTAAGTAAGACGCGATAtcctataaattaataaataagaatatatttaaattaattattattacaaaacatcaaagattttctatatatacatatctataactaaatattgtgaaaatattgtAGACACTTATCTTATTCACTAAAGAAAATCTCCcttttttacttaattgtAAATCAcgtgttaataatattcacttattttatctttaaatgcgCATTTATTACGGGTAGATAAGAACACCAAAAAGTCTGCTGAAGAGAATGAAATGCGAGATGATGAAACAGAAATCAGTCATCTATTTGGATCTGAACAAATGCATATACATCGCTGTCTCAAATGTGGGCAAGAAGCTACAAAACATTCCATCATGTTACTTTGTAATTTAGTTTATCCGGAAATAGTCAATCCTTGTAAGCTGCTTTgaagtaatatatatctaagacTGAACGAAAAGCGAGTctaacacataaaatattcgaaactttgattacatatttatggATTTAAGTAGTttttaagacaaaaaaaataagaaaaaaaattgtcgaaatCTAACAGCGATACAATTCTTACATTTTAAGTTCTTAAAATCATGAAATTCAATTGTTCaatcatttcaataaataataatgtaatattcgaaatatattactacaaatagaaattcgaaataataatagaaatagaatttcgaagtttcgaattttttatatgctcaATACTAACTTTTCGTAGTCATAATTTAATGTTCGCGTCTGAATACAAAATTTACCTTTTGTAGCTGAAGAGGTACCGTTTACAAGTGTTCTTGCCCGCAGTTTAAGACCTGAGAAAATTACACCCGCATGGTGTGACAGTTGCCAGAAATTTACACCTACTCTTCAATCTCGACAATTGACTAAACTACCTCAAATACTGGCATTAAATTGCGGCTTAGATACTCAACAGGTACTTACAACACAAGATTAGATCAGCACATATAGAATCAAAGCATATGAAGCCGCACATTGCATCTCATTGATCAAAGTTAACAGACCGAATTGTTACAGGATAAGGCGTTTTGGCAAAATCAGATGGACATTGTAGTGCAAAATGTGTTAACGGGAAAGGAGAGTAGTCCCAGCTCCAGTCCTGTACCTGTTACTGCAAAACCCTGTCGATATGGCAATAATTGTACACGAGTTGGATGTCGATTCCGACATGTTGGTCGCGATTCAGGTACGCAATGTTGAATccttttagatttaatatgttGCTCCGTATGAACctcgtattttattaatcatacagagacagagaaattattaacatcGCCCTCTACCTCGTCTACGTCGACAGCGTCTGTTACATCGCCTCCTAGTCATTTGTATTATTCGCATTCTTGGATACCTCATAACATAGAGATCACTCTTGAAGAAAATGGCAAGATGtcggttaaaaaaattagcgaACCAAAAAACGAATTGACAAATAACACATCTACACAAACAAGTGTGATGGAGAACGGTCAAGATGACAAAACGATACGAACAGTTTCTGACAACAACGTTGAAGACAATAATGATGAAGATTGTGACAACGtcgaaaattgtaatatagtaTCGAACGCAGAGATAGGCGAGACGAAAAGTACAAATTCAGAGATAGCTAATAATActcaaaaaatacaatacgGTCTCAGTGCTGTCGTCTGTTATATCGATGACAAGAATAATGAGGAAAGAAGAAACATTGTAACGCTGTTGCGAGTTGGACCAAATTATCACGTACGATCGTCGGGCAACCCTGTATCGCAGTGGTACATTTTCAATGATTTCTGGTAAGTTTTTTAGAGAACAAAAGCGCATCAAtgctttaacattatttattacaatactaAATTTGTCATAGTATATCACCGGTGACACCGCAAGAAGCAGTGTGGTTTAATCTCGATTGGAAAGTACCGTGTGTGCTCCATTATACAGCGATACCTGCACCAGAACCGGCACCATATGTCAGTCCCCTTACATACGATGTGTTTGGCGAAGATAAATGTATTGCGCGCAGTGGCGGAACCAGAGGCATTACATTTACCCCTCTAGCATCAGATGAAATGCCTAAGAAAGGTagatttcatatttctttttgtgaaattttgaTGGAATCAGTTAGTCTTGTTTAATGCTCTACGATATGGGTCGTCTTGCAAATGTTGGGATTATTGTTATAGGAGAATTAGTAGGGATCGATGCAGAGTTCGTTACTTTAAATCAAGAAGAATCTGAGTTGCGGAGCGATGGAAAAATGTCGACTATAAAACCAAGTCATATGTCCGTAGCGCGAATCACTTGTATACGCGggtatgaattattattaaagagtaATGTTTTGGAAGATTTGTAAATGAAGATATTAAGCCAATTATAGAGAAGTACATTTAATGACgatgtttgcaaaattttaaattgcatctTTTCCTCACTTTTCTACAAATAGGCAAGGTCCACTGGAAGGTACACCATTTATAGATGATTACATAAGCACTCAAGAACAGGTGGTCGATTATCTGACAAAATTTAGCGGCATTCAACCGGGTGATTTAGATGCGAACTTTAGTAGCAAACATCTGACCACTCTGAAATCAACGTATCAAAAGTTGAGGTTTTTAGTGGACAATGGTATAATCTTCGTCGGACACGgtctaaaaaatgattttaggtaaaaacattatttacattgatatttatgataatgattCATTAACGTGatgacatttatttatgcGTAAATTTTATAGGGTAATAAATTTAGTGGTACCGCCGGAGCAAATAATAGATACAGTTTTATTATTCCACTTACCTCATCATCGTATGGTGTCGTTACGCTTCTTGACCTGGCATTTTTTGGGTAAAAAGATTCAGTCTGAAACTCACGATTCGACTGAAGACGCGCGAGCAGCCTTAGAATTGTATCGTAAGTACAAAGAACTAGAAAGCTGTGGCACTCTGAGAGAAACGCTTAAGGAGCTTTACGAAATAGGCACTCAGTTACAGTGGAAagtaagaacaaaaaaatatataactaaatcaacttatttcattaaatttgttCTCTCTTAAATATTACTTGACTTTAGGTTCCCGATAGCTGATATGAGGATAAGACGTATAAGGATATAGATGATCGAATTAATAGTGATAATGATGATTAGATGATAATACAAATGTTCATGTCCATTGTCCAATATTACTGTTTGGAAGGTAACACTCTGCAGGTGCTGTTCACGTtggttgataaaaaaatgtcgataTTTAGTCCAATTCTGAAGACAGGGTTACATATTCGTGATCAACagggaaaaaatttattgaacgcacacgtaatattaatagataaaattttaagattgcgTGCACCGTGATAGCGTGAAACTGAAAAAATCGCAGATACCAAAACATTGATACTCTTTGGATTCTTCTCGTTTTTATTCGTAGATCATTGTTATAACCGTTTACTAAATGTATagtgtatacatacatgtacacTTTTTATTCAGCGATAATGCGTCAAATTGCGGATCATTATCCATCTTATCGATAGCCCATTAGGAAAATTGAGTAAAATGGAACAAATTGTTGAGCGCGATTTTAAGTAGGAATACCATTTTAAGTGCGACGcgaatttgtatatattgtctAATATAACATTGACGTTTTGAAGAGCAGTAACGATTCCGCACTGCCCGATGGATATCAATATTCACTCTAATTTCTTATTGTTTATACTGTATCCCGtatgaaaaagataatgtaTTCCATTCCGATCCATCAAACAATTGCCGGGTATAGACGTAAATAGTATAGTAGCAATAACTGAATTACGTATTCgtaaatgtacaatatttcaatgttTCCTTTTATACGTATATCTTTAGCGTATAAACTTTTGTACGATTTTATGGAGCGGGGTTTcatgcagttttttttataaggtatttgttttatcttatAGTGGAGAGATACACTGCAAATTTTCTCGaccacatatacacacacatatacgtaaTCACAAATTGTTAAACATCAGTCATATTTGCAATtacatttatgataattatcatTCACATCGATCCATTTATGCAAAGCTCTTGAAACGCGAGAAAAACTATTAACGAAAGTGGTAGAATTTTACAAACTGACAATTGTACTCtcattatagattatttttatacaaattttatcaacGAAAACATGggaagggagggggagggggtacTATCCAAatctattacaaaaaaaagacgagattaataaaacatatatttttttatatcttgaattttcttataatttgtgCACGATAAGTTATAGACTGGTTTCAGTAGAAACAGTCAATGCGATCAATCAATATACAATACAGAGTACATACAGTACACACGATGTTAAGATggtaattaaacatttttttcatgccGATCGCTCTGTTACAtcattgtaatttttcaataaatagttGTACAAATTCAtatctgatttatttttcctttttttacttatattaatcaaagctATTAGCCTAAcagttttattagaaaaaaattagcaatatatgtataatgatgtgttaatttcattacatatatttttttttcatattatgtcTTAACGTTGTATGTACAAGTCAGCACTAATAtcctatttataatatactaaaaagTCTCCTTTCTAATCGAATATTATTGCGTTAACCTACTTCTCgtggatatatataattttagtaatgtaaattaataatttacaaattgtaCACATTCGCGTCTTGCGCGCGCGACTATAATAAGTCACGCTATTGTTATAGCGCTCAAGCGtacgtattataatattatatatatatatatatatatatatatatatatatatatatatatatatgtatgtatatatataatataacatagaaatttaataaataattgaaaagagCCCCGTGCGCCTTCGAGACTACTCTCAAGAGATTTATAGATCCCTTTTAAACGGGTCGTGAGTAATGCTTGAAATGTTGCTAACAATACATTATTCACAAACAATACAAAAACTTGGACGAAACATCTAAAAAACAtctgaaaaattaacaataagccATCTTTCACGACGtgtaaattcaatattcacgATATGCAATATTTGATCACCATCTTGTGTAAAAGAAGCTTTACGAAATCCATTCGTAATGTTTTCGAATAAATTCCGCTCGAATTATCACCGGCGAGATACGAGATCGTTTTAGAGATCGTGCCGATTGGAcgcggataaaaaaataattagttctATTTTACCGTAAAAAGACAGCGGAAGCGACGAGGTACATATCAAAGTTTTATCggataatgttaaaaaaataatatatatatatatatatatatatatatatataaaacatatatatacttatatacatgaatataCGATTCACCGAAGAATGTCGAAATATTCGTATCTGCCGACTGTACGGGCGGCTTAAGTAATTAcaggtaataaaaaaaaagaacgtctCCTGACTAGAAACTTGCGTGGTCGAGCTGCAGGAGCTGGAAGGAGTATTCAGTGGCAGTATAAGAGTGACGAATCGATTGTCACTCAGAATCCATGCGCCTCAGCAGATGCTCATGTTGGACAGTGGATTAAGGCACTGTTAAACGCTATTAAGATATTCGGTAAAAGTCGGGACCACGTCCGCAGACTACGCCAAGCGAATCCACGCAATGTGCGTTCTTTTGATTATCAAAAGACCAAGGCACTCTTTGATCGCTCGTAGACAGGTTCTCGTCTACGATTCAATCCAATATAGCCAGAAAGTCAAAAACTTCGATAAAACGAAACTGAAAAAGAGACCGTTCAGTGATCCTCGCCTTGCTGAAAATGACCGTTTCGATTTAGCGGTTGCCTTTCTGGAGCATCGGAAGGCCTATTCCTCTTAAAGAATCCGCACTGTAATTAATAGACAAGATCGAtcaattgtttatttacatataatcaaaCATCAACATTACTATCattaatatcacaaattacattaatatcaaCACCGAAGactgaataaatttaagaaatttaaatattattaaatatttggatcaatatttctatacaaaacaaattttaaaaaatttttaaattattgttctattatgtattgttctataattttaatttttgttctatAATGTACGCATTACTAACCTTATGAAGCAAGTAGATGAGCAGCAAGAGGATTATCATTCCCGCGCAGGCCGACAGAACTACTACCCATACTGGAATGATGTCCGGAGCGGAAGGTGGTGCGCTAGGTTCAATGTTCGTGATAACTTCGTCACTTCTGATGACTTGTTCGGCTGGCGTACCGATGAATGGTTGCTTCGTAACACGCGCTACCAGCTTCGTCGACACTTTCACCTTCTCCGTAAAGGCCACTTCTTTCAAAGTTCTAGCGTTTACGCGATATCTCGCGCCAATCCAGACCTCTTGATCTTTCTTTAATGGACCCAACACACATCGCAGCATCACACATTTTGCTGCGTCACAAGATCGTACTGGTTGATTCTGCGATTCAGGATCGTTCTCATAATAATCTTCATTTTGAAATGCAGCTTCATTGGATAGGAAGTCGTCCGTCTCGAGATCTCGCCGATGTCTATGCAGTCGTTCGAATTTTTTGAACTCCTGAACATCGATCATGTCACTCTCGCGTCTGTGCCTCGGACTCATAAGATCGGAGT from Cataglyphis hispanica isolate Lineage 1 chromosome 21, ULB_Chis1_1.0, whole genome shotgun sequence includes the following:
- the LOC126857263 gene encoding PAN2-PAN3 deadenylation complex catalytic subunit PAN2 isoform X2, which codes for MDYPVLGHYDPTVEATDHGSGEEEQELLWEECNYVVPGDEYVPATEQFGEDFAGAEFHETRALLADGGDRFGVSTATFDTIEELMWMGNQGGHVTSYYGPSLQKYTSFQVHATQEIRHIHPVDEGILVLTQSILRCQLRRGIPIFTHTSTNMNDMQCMLQISPTRLLMGGHQDKIIDFNLTRGKEIGLVDVGENGCAILRQHSRLICAGNPAGRIDLRDPNTLSVEHTLDTHSGSLSDFDVQGNYLVTCGFSNSRQGLTVDRFLMAYDLRQMRALSPVTTMVYPLLLKFLPSYSSRLAVVSPLGQMQLLDTIYANVQPSMTCLYQVATGGAGILSFDVASTSQCLCFGDSAGSIHLMSTNNPEPQFNTFSRPTEFADPIETVQSIPFDDDITPLSTIPMVYSDQPLLSDWPEEFLKKVYRKTPAIDPEILRTMKMQGTIGYAPNPQAFRRNQIPYNLEKRRGLVAKSFAGDSRCKTDDGTFVAIPKRYRKIELKYSRLGYDDFDFDQYNRTSFCGLEATLPNSYCNAMLQLLYYCEPVRIALLSHSCQREFCLSCELGFLFHMLDISRGFPCQAANFLRAFRTVPEAAALGLILSDLHPEAKKKISLIRLIQSWNRFILHQIHYEILETRKRQQEEEEAVRLKSGSKYPPFVYNEQDFPSILEDLGSRYRNHDDERKKKRKQEEDDKNTKKSAEENEMRDDETEISHLFGSEQMHIHRCLKCGQEATKHSIMLLCNLVYPEIVNPSEEVPFTSVLARSLRPEKITPAWCDSCQKFTPTLQSRQLTKLPQILALNCGLDTQQDKAFWQNQMDIVVQNVLTGKESSPSSSPVPVTAKPCRYGNNCTRVGCRFRHVGRDSETEKLLTSPSTSSTSTASVTSPPSHLYYSHSWIPHNIEITLEENGKMSVKKISEPKNELTNNTSTQTSVMENGQDDKTIRTVSDNNVEDNNDEDCDNVENCNIVSNAEIGETKSTNSEIANNTQKIQYGLSAVVCYIDDKNNEERRNIVTLLRVGPNYHVRSSGNPVSQWYIFNDFCISPVTPQEAVWFNLDWKVPCVLHYTAIPAPEPAPYVSPLTYDVFGEDKCIARSGGTRGITFTPLASDEMPKKGELVGIDAEFVTLNQEESELRSDGKMSTIKPSHMSVARITCIRGQGPLEGTPFIDDYISTQEQVVDYLTKFSGIQPGDLDANFSSKHLTTLKSTYQKLRFLVDNGIIFVGHGLKNDFRVINLVVPPEQIIDTVLLFHLPHHRMVSLRFLTWHFLGKKIQSETHDSTEDARAALELYRKYKELESCGTLRETLKELYEIGTQLQWKVPDS
- the LOC126857263 gene encoding PAN2-PAN3 deadenylation complex catalytic subunit PAN2 isoform X1, yielding MDYPVLGHYDPTVEATDHGSGEEEQELLWEECNYVVPGDEYVPATEQFGEDFAGAEFHETRALLADGGDRFGVSTATFDTIEELMWMGNQGGHVTSYYGPSLQKYTSFQVHATQEIRHIHPVDEGILVLTQSILRCQLRRGIPIFTHTSTNMNDMQCMLQISPTRLLMGGHQDKIIDFNLTRGKEIGLVDVGENGCAILRQHSRLICAGNPAGRIDLRDPNTLSVEHTLDTHSGSLSDFDVQGNYLVTCGFSNSRQGLTVDRFLMAYDLRQMRALSPVTTMVYPLLLKFLPSYSSRLAVVSPLGQMQLLDTIYANVQPSMTCLYQVATGGAGILSFDVASTSQCLCFGDSAGSIHLMSTNNPEPQFNTFSRPTEFADPIETVQSIPFDDDITPLSTIPMVYSDQPLLSDWPEEFLKKVYRKTPAIDPEILRTMKMQGTIGYAPNPQAFRRNQIPYNLEKRRGLVAKSFAGDSRCKTDDGTFVAIPKRYRKIELKYSRLGYDDFDFDQYNRTSFCGLEATLPNSYCNAMLQLLYYCEPVRIALLSHSCQREFCLSCELGFLFHMLDISRGFPCQAANFLRAFRTVPEAAALGLILSDLHPEAKKKISLIRLIQSWNRFILHQIHYEILETRKRQQEEEEAVRLKSGSKYPPFVYNEQDFPSILEDLGSRYRNHDDERKKKRKQEEDGKYMWITSKDKNTKKSAEENEMRDDETEISHLFGSEQMHIHRCLKCGQEATKHSIMLLCNLVYPEIVNPSEEVPFTSVLARSLRPEKITPAWCDSCQKFTPTLQSRQLTKLPQILALNCGLDTQQDKAFWQNQMDIVVQNVLTGKESSPSSSPVPVTAKPCRYGNNCTRVGCRFRHVGRDSETEKLLTSPSTSSTSTASVTSPPSHLYYSHSWIPHNIEITLEENGKMSVKKISEPKNELTNNTSTQTSVMENGQDDKTIRTVSDNNVEDNNDEDCDNVENCNIVSNAEIGETKSTNSEIANNTQKIQYGLSAVVCYIDDKNNEERRNIVTLLRVGPNYHVRSSGNPVSQWYIFNDFCISPVTPQEAVWFNLDWKVPCVLHYTAIPAPEPAPYVSPLTYDVFGEDKCIARSGGTRGITFTPLASDEMPKKGELVGIDAEFVTLNQEESELRSDGKMSTIKPSHMSVARITCIRGQGPLEGTPFIDDYISTQEQVVDYLTKFSGIQPGDLDANFSSKHLTTLKSTYQKLRFLVDNGIIFVGHGLKNDFRVINLVVPPEQIIDTVLLFHLPHHRMVSLRFLTWHFLGKKIQSETHDSTEDARAALELYRKYKELESCGTLRETLKELYEIGTQLQWKVPDS